In the genome of Dehalococcoidia bacterium, the window GGAGAGTCCGTGTGGAGAAGTGGAGCCTCCGCGCTGCGGGATTCGCGTTGTGCGCCTTGCTCATAAGAGGAGCAGGTCTAGACTGATACGAGACGTATCAACAAAACGCGATTGCCCTGGGCCTTGGAGCGTCCGCGCTCTTGTCCGCCGTGGCGTGCGGAGATTTCCCGTAGCCCATGTTAGAATGGGCTGAACGCGCGTCCGCAGCGAGGAGGGGGCATGGACGAGCAGGCGCTTGTCACTAGGAGCCAGCAGGGCGACCTTGACGCCTTCAACGGCCTGGTGCTGGGCTACCAGGGCCAGGCGTACAACGTGGCCCTGCGCATGCTGGGCGACTCCCCCTCTGCGGAGGACGTCACTCAGGACGCGTTCATCTCCGCCTACCGGAACATCGCCAGCTTCCGAGGAGGGAACTTCCGCGCCTGGCTGCTGCGCATCGTCTCCAACGCCTGCCTCGACCAGCTACGCGCCAGCAAGCGCCATCGCACGGAGCCTCTTGACCCGCTCGTTCTGGACCCCCCAAGTCATGAGGAGCTGCCGGAGGAATACACCCTGCGCCAGGAGTTGGGTGGGGAGATCCGCAAGGGCCTGGACACCCTGCCGCCCGATCAGCGACTGGTCATCATCCTGGTGGACATTCAGGGCC includes:
- a CDS encoding sigma-70 family RNA polymerase sigma factor — encoded protein: MDEQALVTRSQQGDLDAFNGLVLGYQGQAYNVALRMLGDSPSAEDVTQDAFISAYRNIASFRGGNFRAWLLRIVSNACLDQLRASKRHRTEPLDPLVLDPPSHEELPEEYTLRQELGGEIRKGLDTLPPDQRLVIILVDIQGLNYEEAAQVTQSNLGTLKSRIARGRARLRDHLRARSELLPASFRLDSRRSPLS